The following coding sequences are from one Phycisphaerales bacterium window:
- a CDS encoding protein kinase — MLGSTGDAAKPVGWSGYGQPDLSPGDLVGHFEIEACVGEGGFGLVYRARQVSPIKRIVAIKLLKSGVESLVIIRRFELERQALAQLAHPNIARIYEAGQTNHHRPYVAMEYVDGLPITTYCEQHSVSLEGRLELFSSVCAAVQHAHERGFIHRDLKPANILVTTEAAAPVAKVIDFGIAKAISSHEPSEHTKAGQVVGTLDYMSPEQLLGTEGDIDTRSDVYALGVVLYELLTADRPFGSESLSEKGHVEAHRIVSSVEPIKPSLRSRQLALGKHGDRREAHRLSYRSMRGDLDWIVMRCLEKDRQRRYESALAIRDEIQRVLNNQPVEAGPPGRIYHAKKFVRRHRPLVFSSIAIFLMLLAAVIATSVSAVRERAAKAQAQIRQAEAEQQAAQYQAMAEFMQESFSHAMPHLGRQYDTTLLRMMLDSSVGRIEERFQQVPLAEAQVRMTFGLVYQSLGQYIEAERHLRAASEIRQANLSPSDPRQIQSKVALGIVLNYQGRIQESMEIFRDLLATEGSREAMTDAEYVAVLLCTSKDRIAKGQYEEGLTLAKDARQRSIEAYGKFDIQSLNAFLAVSYAQIEKGNYTEAAREIEEVMPRLKAISSRHPSTLYASSQLAIAYAGLGHLDEAKRMATDAKDMTEFVLGAEAPQFKDATLILAKILIEQRELQAAIELLESVASLTSELEERPSLQRQIRATLARAQLQSGDAVAALTKATEALEEANRQYGLINKESVQYLNLVAACLYEQGQLNEIVSLYRQIALAEPSSAWQVALKEQAIMDCCNFVADLSGQQVDWLCGNDGAQEASVFVEEIGDQGP, encoded by the coding sequence ATGCTGGGGTCAACCGGTGATGCCGCCAAGCCAGTTGGATGGTCGGGCTATGGGCAGCCCGACTTATCGCCTGGTGATCTTGTCGGTCACTTTGAGATTGAGGCTTGTGTCGGCGAAGGTGGTTTTGGCCTTGTGTACCGAGCTCGGCAGGTATCGCCCATCAAACGAATCGTTGCGATTAAGTTGCTGAAGTCAGGCGTGGAATCTCTCGTGATCATTCGCCGGTTTGAGCTAGAGCGGCAAGCATTGGCTCAACTGGCTCATCCCAATATTGCGAGAATTTATGAGGCTGGCCAAACCAATCACCATCGTCCCTACGTTGCTATGGAATACGTTGATGGCTTGCCGATCACAACCTACTGCGAGCAACACTCCGTTTCATTAGAGGGTCGCCTTGAACTTTTTTCGTCGGTCTGTGCCGCGGTTCAGCATGCACACGAACGTGGTTTTATACACCGCGATCTTAAGCCGGCCAATATCTTAGTTACGACAGAAGCGGCAGCCCCTGTGGCGAAGGTGATTGACTTCGGCATCGCGAAGGCAATTAGTTCGCACGAACCGTCAGAACATACAAAGGCGGGGCAGGTTGTAGGGACACTGGATTACATGAGCCCTGAACAGCTGTTGGGTACCGAGGGTGACATTGATACCCGCAGCGATGTCTACGCGCTTGGCGTTGTTCTCTATGAACTCTTGACTGCAGACCGCCCATTTGGATCAGAGTCGCTCAGTGAAAAAGGCCACGTTGAGGCTCACCGTATTGTGAGTAGTGTTGAGCCAATTAAGCCAAGCCTTCGTTCGCGCCAGCTGGCATTGGGCAAGCATGGAGACAGAAGAGAGGCACATAGATTGTCGTATCGCTCTATGCGGGGCGATCTTGATTGGATTGTGATGCGTTGCCTGGAAAAGGATCGTCAACGGCGATACGAATCAGCGCTCGCAATTAGAGATGAAATCCAAAGGGTGCTTAATAATCAGCCTGTGGAAGCGGGGCCACCCGGTCGCATCTATCACGCCAAAAAGTTTGTTCGGCGACATCGTCCACTGGTGTTCTCCTCGATTGCAATTTTTCTCATGTTGCTTGCTGCAGTGATTGCTACTTCAGTGTCGGCCGTTCGTGAGCGAGCCGCAAAAGCCCAGGCCCAGATTCGGCAAGCAGAAGCAGAGCAGCAAGCCGCTCAGTATCAGGCAATGGCAGAGTTCATGCAGGAGTCGTTCTCGCATGCAATGCCACATCTGGGTCGGCAATATGACACCACATTGCTCCGAATGATGCTTGATTCTTCAGTGGGCAGGATCGAGGAGCGATTCCAACAAGTGCCACTTGCTGAAGCTCAGGTCCGAATGACATTTGGACTTGTCTACCAATCATTGGGGCAATACATCGAAGCTGAGCGTCATTTGAGAGCGGCTTCGGAAATTCGGCAAGCCAATCTGAGTCCAAGTGATCCACGGCAAATTCAATCAAAAGTGGCCTTGGGTATTGTGCTTAATTACCAAGGCCGAATTCAAGAATCCATGGAGATCTTTCGTGATCTTTTGGCGACCGAAGGAAGCCGTGAGGCGATGACTGATGCCGAATATGTCGCGGTGCTCCTATGCACCAGTAAAGACCGAATTGCCAAGGGGCAATATGAGGAGGGGTTGACGTTGGCGAAAGATGCTCGCCAGCGATCCATTGAGGCCTATGGAAAATTTGATATTCAGTCGCTCAATGCTTTCTTGGCAGTGTCTTATGCTCAGATAGAAAAAGGCAACTACACGGAAGCAGCAAGAGAAATTGAAGAAGTAATGCCGCGACTGAAAGCGATCAGTTCACGTCATCCAAGCACGCTCTACGCATCTTCCCAGCTTGCGATCGCATATGCAGGGCTAGGCCATCTTGATGAAGCAAAACGTATGGCGACGGATGCCAAGGATATGACTGAGTTCGTTTTAGGTGCGGAGGCCCCGCAGTTCAAAGATGCAACTTTGATCTTGGCAAAGATATTGATTGAACAAAGAGAATTGCAAGCGGCTATCGAGTTGTTGGAATCAGTGGCTAGCTTGACTTCAGAATTAGAAGAGCGGCCCTCGCTTCAACGTCAGATTAGAGCAACTTTGGCTCGTGCCCAATTGCAGTCTGGGGACGCTGTCGCTGCTCTTACAAAAGCGACTGAAGCATTGGAAGAAGCGAACCGCCAGTATGGATTGATCAACAAAGAGTCAGTGCAGTATCTCAATCTTGTGGCAGCTTGTCTTTATGAGCAGGGGCAACTCAATGAGATTGTCTCTCTCTACAGGCAGATTGCGCTCGCTGAACCAAGCTCTGCTTGGCAAGTCGCACTGAAGGAACAAGCGATTATGGATTGCTGCAATTTCGTTGCCGATCTGAGTGGCCAGCAGGTGGATTGGCTCTGTGGCAATGATGGGGCACAGGAGGCCTCAGTCTTCGTCGAAGAAATTGGTGATCAGGGACCGTAA